GAGCCCGACATCAACGATCACCTGCGTTCGCTCGCCGAGGACGGCGTCACGGACGTCGTCGTGGCACCGATCGGCTTCATCTCCGACCACATGGAGGTGAAGTTCGATCTCGACACCGAGGCCGCCGAAACCGCACAGGAAGTCGGGCTGCGCATGACGCGCGTCCCGACCGTCGGTATCGACCTGGAGTTCGTCAGCGGGCTGGTCGACCTCGTCGAGGAGCGCGCCGCTCAGGCCCGCGGTGAGCAGGTGACGATGCCGGCGTGGCCGGGTGAGGCGATGCCGCCGATCTGTCGCCCGGGCTGTTGCCCGAACCTGCGTACCGCGCTGCCGGCTGCCTGCGGCTCCGACTGATGGCATCGCACGACGCCGCAGCGCTGGAACAGGTTGCGCGCGACGTGGCGGTGCTCGCCGGCCGGTTGATCGTCGAGGAACGCCCCGCCGGGCTCGGTGTCGCGCAGACGAAGACCAGCCTGACCGACGTCGTCACCGAGATGGACCGGCGCAGCGAACGTCTGATCCGCGACGAGCTCGCACACCGTCGTCCGGACGACGGTGTGCTCGGCGAAGAAGGCACCAGCGACGCGGGCTCGAGTGGGATCACCTGGGTGGTCGACCCGATCGACGGGACGGTCAACTACCTGTACGAGATTCCGGCGTACGCGGTGTCGATCGCAGCCTGTACCGGCGACATCTCCCGGCCGGAGGAACTCGTCCCCGTCGCGGGCGCGGTCTACAACCCGGTGACCGACGAACTCTTCCACGGCCATCGTGGCGGGGGAGCGCACCTGAGCATCGGGTTGCGTCAGCAGCCGCTTTCGGTGAGCGGCACGAAGGATCTGGGGATGGCGCTGCTCGGTACGGGCTTCGGGTACGAAGCGGCCAAGCGGGAGCGACAGGGCGCTGTGCTGGCCGAGCTCATCGGTGACGTGCGCGATGTGCGCCGGATCGGGAGCGCGGCGCTCGATCTGTGCTCCATTGCGGCCGGACGCCTGGACGTGTACTTCGAGTCCGGCCTCAATCCGTGGGACCGTGCGGCCGGTCAGTTGCTGGTCCGGGAAGCGGGCGGAGTGGTCCGCGGGGCAGACCAGGAGCCCGACAAGCACATGGTGATCGCAGGCCCGGCGGGGTTGGTCGAGCAGGTGGCGCTCCGGGTGCTTGCTGACGGATGACCACCCACGAGGGTGAAACCGCGGACCCGGTGCGCACTCCTCGGCCGCGATGGTGCACAATTCCCGCGCGGCGGGCACAAAAAACGGGTCGGGAGCGTTACCGCGACTGAAGCCGGGGTACCGCCCGGCCGACGCACCGAACTGACGACGAAGAAGGACCTCGATGGCCACCGATTACGACGCTCCACGAAAGACCGACGACGACCTCTCCGAGGACAGCCTCGAGGAACTCAAGTCGCGTCGCAACGACACCAGCGGTCAGGTCGACGTCGACGAGACCGAGCAGGCAGAAGGCTTCGAGCTGCCGGGTGCGGACCTCTCCGGTGAGGAGATGGAGATCCGCGTCGTCCCGCGTCAGGCCGACGAGTTCACCTGCTCACGCTGCTTCCTGGTCAACCACCGCAGTCAGCACGCCGGCGAGCGTGACGGCCTGCCGATCTGCAAGGACTGCGCCTGAGCGCTGTGCCTGACCGACTGCCGCTGATGATCCAGCAGCTCGACCCGGAGCTGCCACTGCCCGCGTACGCCAAACCCGGCGACGCGGGCATGGATCTGTATGCGGCGCAAGGGGTTTCACTGCCACCCGGTGAGCGCTCGTTGGTGCGCACCGGTATCGCGCTCGCCATACCCGACGGCTTCGTCGGCCTGGTTCACCCGCGGTCCGGGCTGGCCGCGAAGCACGGCATCACCATCGTCAATGCTCCTGGCACCATCGACGCCGGCTACCGCGGCGAGGTGCTGGTGAACCTGATGAATCTGGACCCGCGCGACACCTTCCAGGTGCAGCGGGGTGACCGCATCGCCCAACTCGTGGTGCAGGCATGTGCCCGGGTCGAGTGGGAACCCGTGGATGCCCTTCCCGATAGCGTGAGAGGTGTGAGGGGACACGGAGCCAGTGGTGGCTTCGGTTCGTCCACGACACCGACAGATCGCCCTTCGGACCGACCGTCCGACAGCACGACTTCCGACAGCACGAGCAAGGACTGAGAACCGTGGGTATTTTCCGTCGCAAGGACAAGGCGGCCGAGGTCGAGAAGCCAGCCGCGACCGAGGTCGACACCGAAGAGGTGCGTGACGTCGAGACGGACGCCGCAGCCGGCGAACCGGTGACCGGGACCTCTGACGACAGCGCCGACGACGCACGCACCGACCCGGCTGTTGCCGCCGACGAGAACGCCGACAAGCTTGCCCGCACCCCGCGCCTGAACTCGCGTGAGGTCGACCGCAGCAAGGGCCCTTTCGACCGCGCGGAGGTCGACGACCTCGAGGGCCGCGTCGATTTCGGTTCGATCGCCATCGTCCCGATCGCCGAGATGGAACTTCGCCTGGACGTCGACGAATCGGGACAGGAGATCACCGGCCTGACTGCGATCGTCGGCGAATCTGCGTGTCAGATGCAGGTCTTTGCTGCACCGAAGTCCAGCGGTGTGTGGGACGGAATCCGTGGCGAGATCCACGACAACCTGCTGAGCACCGGCGGTACCGCGCAGGAGATGGTCGGCGAACTGGGGTACGAACTGCACGTCCGGACGCCGGCCACCGGCCCTGACGGTCGCACCACGCACTCCGCCGCGACCTTCGTCGGCGTCGACGGCCCACGCTGGTTCCTGCGGGCCGTCCTGTCCGGCAGGGCCGCGATGGAGGACGAGGCCGCCGAGCAGATGCTGGAGTTCATCCGTGGCGTGGTCGTGACCCGTGGCGGTGAGCCGCGCGCTCCCCGCGAACTCCTGCCGCTTCGACTGCCGGAGAACACCGAGCCGGTGCGCGAGTACGACGAGGCGGGCGAGGAACTCCCGAACCCGTTCGACCGCGGTCCGGAGATCACCGAGATCCGTTGATGGATTCCCGCCTGCGTCGCTGGGCCCGAAAAATCTCGGGTTCGAGCGTCGAACACGACCGAGAAGCGTTGCAGCGCAACGCCCTTGCCTCGGGCAGCAGCCGTGTCGCCGAGCTCGTCGACCGTTCATCGGCGACCTGCACGGGCACGATCACCGAGGTCTCTGCTCAGCAGTTGGGTGAGGACGGTTGGGCCCTGCTCGCTGCCGTCGACGACGGTTCGGGCGTACTGACGCTGAGCTGGCTCGGTCGGCGCAGCATCGCCGGAATCGAACCGGGCGTGATGCTGACCGCGCACGGTCGGGTGTCGTTCAAGCGCAGCCTGCCGGTGATGTTCAACCCGCGCTACGAAATCATCCCCTGCAGCGACCGCTGACCACTGCCGCCCATCTCCGAGGTCAAAGGACGTCTGGGGTCACCAGGCGGATCTCGGACGCGTCCTGACCGGTGAGCGCGGTGCCGAGCAACGGCTCGGACGCGGGAGTGGTGAGGAACAGCAGTTCGTCGAACCCTTCGACGACGTCGTGCGGCTTCGGCGCGATTGGCGTCTCGTCGCGAATGATCGCGACCAGCACGGTGTCCTTCGGCAGCTCCAACTCGGCGATGGTGCTGCCCACGACGGGTCCGTCGGCGGGAACGGTGATCTCGACCATCGCAGCGCGACCCTGCTGGAACTGGAACAGCCTTACCAGGTCACCGACGGAGACAGCCTCCTCGACCAGGGCGGTCATCAGGCGCGGGGTCGACACCGCGACGTCGACACCCCAGCTCTCGTCGAACATCCACTCGTTCTTCGGGTTGCTGATGCGGGCGACCGTGCGCCCGACGCCGAACTCGGTCTTCGCGAGC
This is a stretch of genomic DNA from Yimella lutea. It encodes these proteins:
- a CDS encoding inositol monophosphatase family protein translates to MASHDAAALEQVARDVAVLAGRLIVEERPAGLGVAQTKTSLTDVVTEMDRRSERLIRDELAHRRPDDGVLGEEGTSDAGSSGITWVVDPIDGTVNYLYEIPAYAVSIAACTGDISRPEELVPVAGAVYNPVTDELFHGHRGGGAHLSIGLRQQPLSVSGTKDLGMALLGTGFGYEAAKRERQGAVLAELIGDVRDVRRIGSAALDLCSIAAGRLDVYFESGLNPWDRAAGQLLVREAGGVVRGADQEPDKHMVIAGPAGLVEQVALRVLADG
- a CDS encoding DUF4193 domain-containing protein, translated to MATDYDAPRKTDDDLSEDSLEELKSRRNDTSGQVDVDETEQAEGFELPGADLSGEEMEIRVVPRQADEFTCSRCFLVNHRSQHAGERDGLPICKDCA
- the dut gene encoding dUTP diphosphatase → MIQQLDPELPLPAYAKPGDAGMDLYAAQGVSLPPGERSLVRTGIALAIPDGFVGLVHPRSGLAAKHGITIVNAPGTIDAGYRGEVLVNLMNLDPRDTFQVQRGDRIAQLVVQACARVEWEPVDALPDSVRGVRGHGASGGFGSSTTPTDRPSDRPSDSTTSDSTSKD
- a CDS encoding DUF3710 domain-containing protein — translated: MGIFRRKDKAAEVEKPAATEVDTEEVRDVETDAAAGEPVTGTSDDSADDARTDPAVAADENADKLARTPRLNSREVDRSKGPFDRAEVDDLEGRVDFGSIAIVPIAEMELRLDVDESGQEITGLTAIVGESACQMQVFAAPKSSGVWDGIRGEIHDNLLSTGGTAQEMVGELGYELHVRTPATGPDGRTTHSAATFVGVDGPRWFLRAVLSGRAAMEDEAAEQMLEFIRGVVVTRGGEPRAPRELLPLRLPENTEPVREYDEAGEELPNPFDRGPEITEIR
- a CDS encoding OB-fold nucleic acid binding domain-containing protein; the encoded protein is MDSRLRRWARKISGSSVEHDREALQRNALASGSSRVAELVDRSSATCTGTITEVSAQQLGEDGWALLAAVDDGSGVLTLSWLGRRSIAGIEPGVMLTAHGRVSFKRSLPVMFNPRYEIIPCSDR
- a CDS encoding potassium channel family protein, yielding MRVVIVGAGSVGRSIGRELLVNKHQVLFIDKYADEAKSQSVPEASWLLADACETSTLHEAGLEDCDVVVCATGDDKVNLVVSLLAKTEFGVGRTVARISNPKNEWMFDESWGVDVAVSTPRLMTALVEEAVSVGDLVRLFQFQQGRAAMVEITVPADGPVVGSTIAELELPKDTVLVAIIRDETPIAPKPHDVVEGFDELLFLTTPASEPLLGTALTGQDASEIRLVTPDVL